The Eriocheir sinensis breed Jianghai 21 chromosome 21, ASM2467909v1, whole genome shotgun sequence genome includes a region encoding these proteins:
- the LOC127001453 gene encoding ankyrin repeat and sterile alpha motif domain-containing protein 1B-like, giving the protein MASFGGGLARESVFMAELEQEFQTRLVTNRSSVPTGLSLSPSQQGLGLLSGGEGSGVSLGVLESGDKTVGGWLRALGLPQYEDVFAAQGYDDTDFMNGGILESSDLRELGITQASHVQALGEAVSQLPTPFSGPQASYTVPDTVEAWLDSIRLPQYAQNFHKNGFGDMERVKKVWEIELTTVLEITRPGHRKRILASLGRAAAGA; this is encoded by the exons ATGGCCAGCTTCGGCGGCGGCCTGGCGCGGGAGAGTGTCTTCATGGCGGAGCTAGAGCAAGAGTTCCAGACCAGATTA GTAACAAATCGATCTTCCGTCCCAACAGGCCTGTCACTCTCACCGTCGCAGCAGGGCCTCGGCCTGCTCTCCGGCGGCGAGGGCAGCGGCGTGAGCTTGGGCGTGCTGGAGAGTGGCGACAAGACGGTGGGCGGGTGGCTGCGGGCGCTGGGGCTGCCGCAGTACGAGGACGTGTTCGCGGCGCAGGGCTACGACGACACGGACTTCATG AACGGCGGCATCTTGGAGTCGAGTGACCTGCGTGAGCTCGGCATCACCCAGGCCAGTCACGTGCAGGCCCTGGGGGAGGCCGTGTCCCAGCTGCCCACCCCCTTCTCGGGCCCCCAGGCCTCCTACACCGTCCCCGACACGGTGGAGGCCTGGCTGGATTCCATCCGCCTGCCGCAGTACGCACAAAACTTCCACAAGAATGGCTTCGGAGATATGGAGCGCGTGAAGAAGGTGTGGGAGATCGAGCTGACCACCGTGCTGGAGATAACGCGGCCGGGCCACCGGAAGAGGATCCTCGCCTCGCTGGGGAGAGCGGCTGCTGGAGCCTGA